In Ruminiclostridium papyrosolvens DSM 2782, the following proteins share a genomic window:
- a CDS encoding phenylacetate--CoA ligase family protein has product MRIDQFDLLKKLLVNISQNSPFYKDKFQKSGVNIDDIKSLEEIKNLPFTVKEELRDAYPLGLQSVPDEQIVRIHSSSGTTGKPIIIPYTAQDVSDWAEMMSRSFSIAGVTPLDRVQITPGYGLWTAGIGFQAGAEKLGAMAVPMGPGNTDKQLQMMMDLKSTVIIGTSSYALVLAEEVEKRGIGSDIHLRKGIIGSERWGEKMRQRIKNELNIDIYDIYGLTEIYGPGIAIDCPCHDGMHYYDDYLYFEIIDPVTEEVLPVGEVGELVITTLRKEGAPLLRYRTRDLTRIIPGECKCGMEYPRIDRIIGRTDDMVKVKGVNIYPGQIDEILKDVDGASSEYQIIIDHLNGKDVMTLKVEYNSDGDTEREEIESNIVDLFKKRIGIHIIAEASRIGSLPRSEKKSKRIIDYRHS; this is encoded by the coding sequence ATGAGAATAGACCAGTTTGATTTATTAAAAAAATTACTGGTAAACATAAGTCAAAACAGTCCTTTTTATAAGGATAAATTTCAAAAAAGCGGTGTAAACATTGATGATATAAAGTCCCTTGAAGAGATAAAAAATCTTCCTTTTACAGTTAAGGAAGAGCTTAGAGATGCTTATCCACTGGGATTACAGTCCGTACCCGATGAACAGATTGTCAGGATACATTCGTCATCAGGAACCACAGGCAAGCCGATAATAATACCGTACACAGCTCAGGATGTTTCAGACTGGGCAGAAATGATGTCAAGAAGCTTTAGCATAGCAGGAGTAACCCCCCTTGACAGGGTACAGATTACTCCCGGCTATGGACTTTGGACAGCGGGTATAGGCTTTCAGGCAGGTGCAGAAAAACTTGGTGCAATGGCTGTTCCCATGGGACCCGGCAATACAGATAAACAGCTCCAGATGATGATGGACTTGAAATCAACTGTTATTATCGGAACATCATCATATGCACTTGTACTGGCGGAAGAGGTTGAAAAAAGAGGAATAGGCTCTGATATTCATTTAAGGAAAGGCATCATAGGCTCAGAACGTTGGGGAGAAAAAATGAGACAGCGTATCAAAAATGAGCTTAACATTGATATTTATGATATTTACGGGCTTACAGAGATTTATGGACCTGGTATAGCCATAGATTGTCCTTGCCATGACGGAATGCATTATTACGATGATTACCTTTACTTTGAGATAATTGACCCTGTAACCGAGGAGGTTCTTCCGGTAGGAGAGGTTGGCGAGTTGGTAATAACCACTCTCAGAAAAGAAGGCGCACCGCTGCTTAGATACAGAACAAGAGATTTGACCAGAATTATTCCGGGTGAATGCAAGTGTGGTATGGAGTATCCGCGTATTGACAGAATTATTGGTCGTACTGATGATATGGTTAAGGTAAAGGGAGTCAATATCTATCCCGGACAGATTGACGAAATATTAAAGGATGTTGACGGAGCAAGCAGTGAGTACCAGATTATTATTGACCATTTGAATGGAAAGGATGTTATGACACTCAAGGTTGAATATAATTCCGACGGCGATACGGAGCGTGAGGAAATCGAATCCAACATCGTTGACTTATTTAAGAAAAGAATCGGAATACATATTATAGCCGAGGCAAGTCGCATTGGCAGCCTTCCCAGAAGCGAAAAAAAGAGTAAGAGAATTATTGACTACAGGCATAGCTAA
- a CDS encoding HlyD family efflux transporter periplasmic adaptor subunit → MGKGTIKWSRKKIITLVISLMVVLAVAVGIFLVVKQRESKSTTASAKRMTQVTRGNMEVSLSGSGTIESASTSDVMSNVQGKIIKSYKKVGDTVKKGDLLYEMDDTDAKLQIQKIQNSIEQQQLSESNTSKNYSNMSVTAPFSGKVTGVSAVKGDNVNNGMSLFTITDTSKLKLSVPLSTANIPFVKIGQSVKVNLQQFTDTISGVVTEIGDNTHTAATGGMVRDVTVTVNNPGTLTDESMASSVDFKLTNGTEVSSKEESRFSYASRETVKAQAQGSLSAVNVKENQFVKKGDLLVRIENDQLQLTFKTDSLKMQDLQNQLDAAQKQLEDYKILSSIDGTVTALTYKTGDSVKSGDTLISLRDFNQMQFVIPIDELDISKIKVGQKATVTVDALPETTKQPLDGEVISRAMEGTSSNGVATYNVTIKINETENLLAGMNANANIILNKSDNALRIPLEAVTKMGDRSYVRVISNGEEGQSDSESSASGGYRSGAGGFDRSSNKTGSESNGRARMSAGFTQNQEYYKDTVMKQIEVGLNNDEFVEVVSGLEEGETVVLPPLVTSTANGNTNTQGGFGIGGFSGMGGMNRSMGGNFGGGSSNRSTGRTSGSGNSGTSNSGGNVSGNNPGANKSGGNSGSKQPMGGN, encoded by the coding sequence ATGGGGAAAGGTACTATAAAGTGGAGTCGTAAAAAAATTATTACACTTGTAATATCACTGATGGTCGTTTTGGCTGTGGCAGTGGGTATATTCCTTGTAGTAAAACAAAGGGAATCAAAGAGTACAACAGCATCGGCAAAAAGGATGACCCAAGTAACAAGGGGTAATATGGAAGTAAGTCTTTCTGGATCAGGAACAATTGAGTCTGCCAGTACATCAGATGTTATGTCAAATGTTCAGGGCAAAATAATCAAGTCCTACAAAAAAGTAGGGGACACCGTAAAAAAGGGTGATCTCCTTTATGAAATGGATGATACAGACGCAAAGCTTCAGATTCAGAAAATCCAGAATTCTATTGAACAGCAGCAGTTGAGCGAAAGCAATACTTCAAAAAACTACTCAAATATGTCGGTGACTGCACCCTTTAGCGGTAAGGTAACCGGCGTCTCAGCAGTAAAAGGTGACAATGTAAACAACGGAATGAGTCTTTTTACGATTACAGATACATCAAAGCTTAAGTTATCAGTTCCGTTAAGTACGGCAAATATTCCTTTTGTAAAAATTGGACAGTCGGTCAAGGTTAATCTACAGCAATTTACAGATACCATAAGCGGTGTAGTTACAGAAATCGGTGATAACACTCATACTGCAGCTACAGGAGGAATGGTAAGAGATGTGACAGTTACGGTAAATAATCCGGGAACATTGACAGATGAATCAATGGCCAGCAGTGTTGATTTCAAACTTACTAATGGTACAGAGGTAAGTTCAAAAGAGGAAAGCAGATTTTCCTATGCGAGCAGAGAAACAGTGAAAGCACAGGCACAGGGCTCTTTGTCAGCAGTAAATGTTAAAGAAAATCAGTTTGTTAAAAAAGGTGACTTACTGGTAAGAATTGAAAATGACCAATTGCAATTGACCTTCAAAACTGACAGTCTCAAGATGCAGGATCTCCAAAATCAACTGGATGCCGCACAAAAGCAGCTGGAAGACTATAAAATTCTTTCATCCATAGATGGTACCGTTACGGCACTGACATATAAAACGGGAGATAGTGTAAAATCCGGAGATACCCTTATTAGTTTACGTGACTTCAATCAAATGCAGTTTGTTATTCCTATAGATGAACTTGATATATCAAAAATTAAAGTTGGACAAAAGGCAACCGTCACAGTAGATGCACTGCCGGAAACAACCAAACAACCTCTTGACGGTGAAGTCATTAGCAGAGCAATGGAAGGTACTTCATCAAATGGAGTGGCTACCTACAATGTTACTATAAAAATAAACGAAACCGAGAACCTGCTGGCAGGAATGAATGCTAATGCAAATATTATTCTGAACAAATCGGATAATGCACTTAGAATTCCCCTCGAAGCGGTAACTAAAATGGGAGACAGGTCCTATGTGAGAGTAATATCAAATGGTGAAGAAGGCCAGTCTGACTCTGAAAGCAGTGCCTCCGGGGGATATAGGAGTGGTGCGGGAGGCTTTGACCGCAGCAGTAATAAAACCGGTTCGGAGAGCAATGGAAGAGCCAGAATGTCGGCAGGATTTACTCAGAATCAGGAGTATTATAAGGACACTGTCATGAAACAAATAGAAGTAGGGCTGAATAATGACGAATTTGTTGAAGTAGTGAGCGGACTTGAAGAAGGAGAAACAGTTGTGCTTCCTCCCTTAGTAACAAGTACTGCTAACGGAAATACCAACACACAGGGAGGTTTTGGTATTGGAGGCTTCAGCGGTATGGGAGGCATGAA